Proteins encoded by one window of Rutidosis leptorrhynchoides isolate AG116_Rl617_1_P2 chromosome 7, CSIRO_AGI_Rlap_v1, whole genome shotgun sequence:
- the LOC139859593 gene encoding uncharacterized protein yields the protein MCLFSVDLRGDASNLVDAHNEDVLEEERFLKQKSKIEWVRVGDRNSSYFHKIVKGRIHRSRILGLLNVQGSAYIPNLYVDHFELFLGMSAGYLIFQILDDLFVNKLNFDKANYMTRPFTPLEVTESIFGIENCKSPGPDGYTAAFFKASWDIVRDEIIDVVHDFYFREKQSSFILGRRISNNSLLTLEIMRNYHLSKGPPICAFKVDIQKAYDTGE from the exons ATGTGCCTGTTTTCTGTGGATCTGAGGGGAGATGCTAGTAACTTGGTAGATGCACACAATGAAGACGTATTAGAAGAAGAGAGatttttaaaacaaaaatctaaaATAGAATGGGTTCGAGTAGGAGATAGAAATAGTAGCTATTTTCATAAAATAGTGAAAGGGAGGATTCATCGAAGTCGTATCTTGGGCCTTCTTAATGTGCAAGGTTCTGCTTATATTCCAAATCTATATGTGGATCATTTTGAGCTATTCTTGGGTATGTCTGCGGGTTATCTCATATTTCAGATTCTGGATGATTTGTTTGTTAACAAACTTAACTTTGATAAAGCGAATTATATGACTAGGCCGTTTACGCCTTTAGAAGTGACAGAATCTATTTTCGGTATTGAAAATTGTAAGTCCCCGGGTCCTGATGGGTATACGGCGGCATTTTTTAAAGCATCATGGGATATAGTTCGGGACGAGATTATTGATGTTGTGCATGATTTTTATTTCC GTGAAAAACAGTCGTCTTTTATCCTGGGTCGCAGGATATCGAATAATAGTCTTCTTACACTAGAAATTATGCGTAATTATCATCTCTCGAAGGGTCCCCCTATATGTGCATTTAAGGTGGATATCCAAAAGGCGTACGATACGGGTGAATAG